TCTTTGCTGGTTTGGGCAAATTCATACAAATATACAGGCATGAGGACAGATATAGGAATATGGTCATCAGACTCAATACGATTTTGGACCTGTTTGTTACATCAGTGATTCGAGAAATTGAGATACGGTTGAAACAAGAAGACTTCAAGGAGGCACGCAAATTGATCAGTGCACTTGACAATTTAAATCTGGATATTGGCGACATCGAGGTGGACAGCTTGGAAGCTCTACTGGAGTTTTTTCTTGACAGGTATGTCAATTCATACTCATTTTTGTCATCCAAAGACACGGTGGATCGTGTTCTCAAGAGGGCCACATACAAGGCCCGTGGGGTCGTGAAAGGACATTACCTGGATTTTGTAGAAGTCGACAACATCTTTAATCAAGTTGCAAGCTTACTGAACAGTCAATTGAATGAAATTGATCGAATATTTGATACCAATGCCGATGAAGTACCCATCGTGTTGAAGCTGATGGAGACGTTTCTTGGAAACTACTTTATTGGAGGACTGGTTGAAAAACTGATTAATCGGGCAAAGCATATTGATGGTCTTGATGAGCCAGTAGAtttggagccagagccagaagacgaaaaaatcgacCCACCTCATGTCAACATCATGAACGAGAACTCGCTCTACTTCCAGTGCGTTCCTTTTTTGCATCATAAGCTCCTGACAACCTTTGAAAACTTGAACTATCCGCAAAGCTCAATGGACTCAACGGACGAGGCCACAAAGATGGATTATTATCCGGTGATCATTGGATTTATCAACTTCTACTATGAACCCCATTTGGTGGAGTTTTCCGATCAGCTACCAAAACAATGCCACCAATCTCTCGTACACCTAATAGACACCTGGGAGCTTAACAAAGTTGAAAATgagaaaatgctggaaCAAGAAATACTCAAATTTGTGGATGATTCCTCAGAAGCACAAACAAACCACACATTCGACATTTTCAGCAGTTTCACTAATATATTCAGACTCAAAGGAGCTAAGAAAacagagaaagaggagaTTGAGAATGAGACGAAACTGACAAAGTTTGCAGCTAAGCTACAAATTTTGACCACCAATGTTCAAAACATTAAATCGCTGGTTAGCATGGACTTGACGGTTCTAATTCTACAGCATGTCAAAAACAGCTACGACCTATTACTTGGACTGACAAAAAACTCGGCCACTTCTGAAATAAAAGCCAGTATTTACAAAGTGTGTCAGGACATATTCATAGACATGCTTTCAACGTTGATTGACCGCCATATAAAAAGCGGATTCCAAGAGGCACTGACTCGATTAAAAGAGTATAACCCAGCAGAGTTGGAGGTTAATGTAGACTACAAAGTGGAGCCGCTAACAAACTTCATTGAACTTGTTAATGTTGGAGACCTAATTTTACAAATGATCAACATTTTCTATAACGAAGAGCTAGTGAAGAATGAGATTGTGAAAACAAAACCGCAGAAAAGCAGAGATTTTTTGTCTTCCAATCAGTGCGAAAAAACGATATCCAAGCTCGAAATGATGCTTGACACATACGTCGCTGATGGACTGGATATCAGCATTGGCGTCATCATGAATGAGGTTAATTTGTGCATTCTTAGGTCCCAGGTGAATGAGGGAACTTACAATTTGGTGAACATGGAGCAAATGGGGATCAAAAATGGGCAGCCAAGTGTTTACGTCAAACAAACTGTTACCATACTGGAATCACACTTTAAAATGTTATCGGAATCTATTGATAAATCCATATTGGACATATTTAAAGAGGAGATTGGCGAGAGGTTTATTGCGACGTTCATAAAGCTTCTGaccaagaaactgaacaTTTCAACCATAGGTGCGATCCAGTTCATCACCGATATCAACTATCTGTACGACTTCTTCGTGAAGTACAAAATTAAGCAAACGGTGCAGTACCTGGTGGCTTTCAAAGAAATCAgccagctgtttttgattgAATGCGATGATAAAAAGAAATGCAAGGATCTTGGTAAGCTAGTGATAGACCTTGGACGAGACAACGGTATCTTTAGTCCGGAAGAGGTATATTCCTTTGTGAGTCGCCGCAGTGATTGGGTCAGCATCAAACGATCGGTGGACAAAATCATGTATGGTTTTGGGCCCGACGATTGCACAATTGTATAAATAGTGTTAAAGCATCTCATTAAGAGTATCTGTTTCATCTTCCAGTCTCAAAAACACGTCGACAACGTCGAAAGGCTTTGGTTTCTCTGGGTTGCTCAAATCCAagttcttgagctgctggaacaAGCGGTATTCAGCGTCCATCACGTAGGGATCCTCAGTATCTGGGTTCTGTTCGTCATTCAGCGTTGGGTAAAGGCCTTGCAAAAGCTTGGTTGCAAACGAGTATGTTTGGTAATACAGAGACCCGTGAGAAACGGTTGTGGTTTGGTAATGGACGATCGACATTATCAGCTCTGAGGAGTTTTCAAGCTCCCGCGTTGACGAGAGCTTTTTAAACATTTTCACAAACATCTCCAAAGCGGCTTGTTCCTCTTTAGTGCAAGAGCTATAAGGCGTTGTGCTGAGGCGAAGAGTCAAGAGTGTAGCAAAATCCAAAGCGATCTTAATAAATATTGGGGACTGTTCGACATCCACCCCCACCAGTTGGTCCACCAGTTCGCGACAACGGGATATCAGGGCAGAGTATTGGATAGCTTTGTCTGCCAGTTCTTTTGCAGGCTCTAGAAGAGTTAGAGTTAGATGAATCACAGACAATAAAGAGCGAAGGGACTGATATTCTGGCGATGCTATTGAGCTCAACTGGTGCTTCCAGGAAGACAGGGAGCTTTGGATCAGATTGTCCTTTGCTGCGTTTTCCTTGTCAATGTCGAAAACAAGACTGTTCAGCATCTTTGAGAAATAGAGCGTGATGTTCACCAGCTCTCCAGTATACGAGCTCTGATTTTTCTTAAGCTCCAACAGCCTGTCTGACGAGGTCGACCATTGTTTCCCCAGTCTGAAGCTATGTAGAGTTCCAAGCACAAAAATCAAACACCAGATATTCTGCGAGTGAGTGGAGGATAATTTCGAGTGCGGGGAATAAtctttgttgagctcgtgctgGACAGCAATCTCTCTCGCACGCTGGAGAAGAGAGTAGATGTCGAAATTGTGTTTCTGAGGAAAAGATGCCAACAGTACAATAGCCTGAATGGAATAAATATCGGTGGAGCCCTGCAACTGCTGTTTCAAATAGCCAACAATGTCTGCATCTTTGGACACAAGATAGGCGACTGTCCAAAAGAGAAGTGGCGACTGATGGTGCAGCTGAGTTGGCGAGGATATGTGGTGCATGATAGGCACTTTTGCCAGGTAGCATGTGTTGAACATGCTGAACCAGGACTGGATAGTGGCGGCAGGATAGTCCTTGCTACCAAGACTAAAGCAAGGGGACTCATCGAAAGAGTATTCGTCATCCGAAGGGACCGGCGAACATGAGTCGATGGAAAGCGACTTACAGCTCTCGTCGCAAGAAGGAGTATGCGAAGACATGGGAGAGGGGTAAGCAGAGATAGACTCTAGATTGAAAAGCCCGTCTACCTTGATTCCTCTTTCCTGGCAAATGTTTTGAAGTAAACGATCCTGCAACATCAACATGTCCACCAGGGCCTTCATGTCCTCAATGCTATCTGcgatgttcttgatgattgTGGAGCGCTGGACATGGACGACAGTTTCAATGTGGCAATCGTGGCCCCGCCGGGAGCAGGCAGAGCACGGGTTTGGGCGCGTTTCGCTGAGATTGCATTTGATTTTGTGTTTGCGACACCTTGCACAAGACTTCAGGAAGCGGAGCTTGGGCTGGCCTTTTGTAGCACCCTGAGGGTTGTTGAACACCGTCGTGGGCTTGGGAGCGGCCCGCTGCTGGCGCTTTTTCATGGTGTTGGGCAAAAGCGTCACCAATTTCCGTTTGCAAGGTTCAGACATTGGTGTCGAAAAAGTGCAAGGAGATTGCTTTTAACTACAACAAGGTCCACATGCAAGGTATGCAGATAATCCGGGGAAAATTAGGTGCCGGGGTGTCATCTCCGAGCCCGGTTGGGGGTGGCAAGGAGGAGTCCGGGAAAAATGGGGTGAGCTCCACAAGGCAGCCAGGGTGTGTTGTTGCATATCTCAGTGCAACCTAGGCATTTGAGCCGGGAAGTACAAGTCATTTGAGGTGAAAGACGGCGCTCTCTGAAAGCTTATTATGCCTCTGGAAAAAGAATTCAACATCTCTAGCCAATGCCGTGGTCGGTTTTACAAATCTTTTCATGTTGATGCGCGTGTAATGCATTCTTATTGTTAAGCGTATTGTATAGTGTGTCGGAATCCGAGAATCCGGATTCTACTCACTCCGAGGCATTTATACATCTTAGCACCCTGGGGTGCATAACCAGACCTGATGGCTGTACGTAACAGCTGGCATTGGTTAATTGTTAATTCCTCATTGGCTAATTCCAGCAACTTTACATAATTCATTTTACAAAATTTTCTCGCGTACCTTATTATGGCGACCGCATTTCATGGCATGTTTACCGGAGGCCGCTACACGGTCCCACAGAAAATGGAGGACTTTTTGCTCGATGCTTTCACGAAGTATTGCGAAGACAATAGCACAGAGGACCTCTTGATTAAAGATGTGAAGCCGTTTTTTAAGCAATACTTACGCATCTCCGACAAACTCCTCCATTTCCTGCAACCGCATGATTTTATTCTCAAAGGTACCACTGAGGTTGTGGATTTTGAACGTTATCTGTATCAAGGCGGAttatttttgattttgaatCAAAATTTAGATTTGATCCAGGACAATTGGAAACTCGTGTTGAACAGTCTTGGACGCAAACCCAGTTACAAAGAGCGCTTAACCTTTCCAGATGTGCAAAAGCTGGCCGCATCGTTAAACCAAGACACGCCCCAAAGTACAGTGGCAGACATGCTTACTCTACAAGGAGACAAACAGTACatcaatttctttgatttcgCATTGATACTAGGACGCGTGGGGGAGCTAAATATGAAATGGGATTGAACTGATATCACAATGCTTACAAAATATGCTTGGATCTGAAGTAATTTCTCAGGTAGTGCACTTGCCACAAGCCGACTCCTATCAACACAAAAATGATCAGAACACTGAAGTTTCTCACACGTCTGTTGGTACTCTCGTTGGTGTCTCTCAATCTCTCCTCTCTTCTCACTAAGTATTGCAACTCCTCGCTGATTTCGTCGACCATCTCCTCTATCTTGCGGAACTGAACCTCTGCCGgcttcagcttctcgacTGCCTGGATAGCATTCCAAtctctggcagcagcaccCGCCTCAACCTCGAGCTCGATCTCACGCGACAATTGACCCTCCTTTTGTCTGTTTTGCAAGTGGTTTTCGAAACAGATGtcgaacgacgacgatgatTGCGACGTGAACGCTGCGCGGAAATTACCAGCCACATCTCTCTTCTTACGGTACTCGTTACCCTCGGAATCAACAATACGCAGCGTCAAAACTTGGCCGTCGCCCACATATCCATCAGTGTTAATGTTGACCACAACAAGTTGTCCATCGGAAACGAATTCACGCACACATTTTGGAGGCGGATTGTGTAGAGTAGCCGGAATCTCAAGCTTCAAAGAGGAAGCAAGACCGGCAAACAGTATAATAAATTTCACGATTTCGATCACCTTCATACGTCAAGTCAAACACAGATCCAATAAATAAACACCGCGtccagttttttttccagctgtcGTGAACTTTTTCATGCTGCCATTATTATATACGGGTCAAAAACGCTCTATTTTACATAGCTTACTCGGGATGGTAatcgtcgtcatctttGGCGGGAGTAGGAGCCGTCCAATCTCCAACCGCAGGAGAAACGCCCCACTCGTTCTCACGAGGAGTCTCGGTGTCAGGCTGCCAAGCAGACCGTCCTCCCCACACAGAGCCAGAACCATCGTTCCACGCAGGAGTCTTGCCTCCACTGTTCCATGCTGGCGTTTTGCCCCCAGAGTTCCATGCTGGCGTCTTTGCGCCCGAGTTCCAAGCAGGGGTTTTTCCACCAGAGTTCCAGACTGGGGTCTTTCCTCCAGAACCCCACGAtggtgtttttcctccGTTACCCCAGGCAGGAGTTTTACCACCACTTCCCCAAGCAGGAGTTTTACCACCGCTACCCCAAGCTGGAGT
This window of the Ogataea parapolymorpha DL-1 chromosome VII, whole genome shotgun sequence genome carries:
- a CDS encoding Endoplasmic reticulum vesicle protein 25, which translates into the protein MKVIEIVKFIILFAGLASSLKLEIPATLHNPPPKCVREFVSDGQLVVVNINTDGYVGDGQVLTLRIVDSEGNEYRKKRDVAGNFRAAFTSQSSSSFDICFENHLQNRQKEGQLSREIELEVEAGAAARDWNAIQAVEKLKPAEVQFRKIEEMVDEISEELQYLVRREERLRDTNESTNRRVRNFSVLIIFVLIGVGLWQVHYLRNYFRSKHIL
- a CDS encoding putative transcription factor SEF1, with amino-acid sequence MSEPCKRKLVTLLPNTMKKRQQRAAPKPTTVFNNPQGATKGQPKLRFLKSCARCRKHKIKCNLSETRPNPCSACSRRGHDCHIETVVHVQRSTIIKNIADSIEDMKALVDMLMLQDRLLQNICQERGIKVDGLFNLESISAYPSPMSSHTPSCDESCKSLSIDSCSPVPSDDEYSFDESPCFSLGSKDYPAATIQSWFSMFNTCYLAKVPIMHHISSPTQLHHQSPLLFWTVAYLVSKDADIVGYLKQQLQGSTDIYSIQAIVLLASFPQKHNFDIYSLLQRAREIAVQHELNKDYSPHSKLSSTHSQNIWCLIFVLGTLHSFRLGKQWSTSSDRLLELKKNQSSYTGELVNITLYFSKMLNSLVFDIDKENAAKDNLIQSSLSSWKHQLSSIASPEYQSLRSLLSVIHLTLTLLEPAKELADKAIQYSALISRCRELVDQLVGVDVEQSPIFIKIALDFATLLTLRLSTTPYSSCTKEEQAALEMFVKMFKKLSSTRELENSSELIMSIVHYQTTTVSHGSLYYQTYSFATKLLQGLYPTLNDEQNPDTEDPYVMDAEYRLFQQLKNLDLSNPEKPKPFDVVDVFLRLEDETDTLNEML